TGCatggaaataaaaaaatgattttataaatgtaaaaaaatttttaaaaaaaatatatatataattttttattaaaaaattgtctttttttgtttttttgtGCATGTATTTCTCGTAGTAATTAATCCTGATTTtgtattaattgttttattattttttttaaataaaattatatttaccaattcaagttttattttcttattaaaataaagtattgCATATgcactaaaaaaaaaattaatatgcATAATCCAAGGTTTTAATGCTTGagttatttgataaatactattatcataattttgtattttaggTTTCCATAACTGAAGAAtgttaaaacataaaaacaTTAGTTGTTTCAATGTTAAACAAATAACAAAcaaattcatatttttttcattttttctttgtacttttaaagaattgtttgttaaaaaagtatttatcatttttccattaaatttaaaatatgtaaacAAATTTGTTATTGAAGAAGTTACTGTAAATATTCCAGTAAGAGTAGTTGTGTATGTATGTCTATTTGAtctatcaaaaaataatgaatttgaTAAGTATGTACCAGTTGATTTATTTtgtgtatataaaaattcatctAAATCAACCATATAATTACCATAATATAAAGGActacataaaattattgaacagcataaaattataattaaaatatgtgaaataaaataacttttttcctgagtctaaatttataaattaatgtgataaataaaaatttaccattTTAGCAgataatggaaaaaaaacTGCAACAAATCTAATGAGACTTAAGTAAAATGAATATGAAGCTTGACTAATTAAACCAAAACCAACTCCATTTATAATTACAGTAAATTGCCATGCTGGTGGAGAAtgaataacaaaataatcaACTAGTGGAGAAATTCTAACTTCATAAAACaaaagaaattgaaaaaaatgtcCAAGAATTTCAACAATTCCCAAAATTATAgttacattataaaaaatacttttatataatgaatcaaatttttgaagtttaaaaatagtataaataataagtatataaacaaaatatgaaataaaacTAATTACAATATGTATACCAAGTTCTACatatgtaatatttaaaaaaataaatggaaGATATTTtccaattttaaatattaataatggtGAGTTGCTTGAAGTTATTATTTGCGTAGTTTCAGACATTATTTTACTTATCAAGaaatactatttaaaaaaatatgttttttatataaaaaaatttttcaaattactaaacatatataaactagtatattaaaatatataatttatgtaactaataattttattagaaataaaaactaatagcatttaacattttactgataaaaataacattctaggtaaaatttaagatggaattttaaaattttatatttcataaataattcttgttttatattattgcccgtttttattaaaagtaaataaaatatttattaactatatattattatttttacaacacATTGTTAcactaataaaataattttttaatttattttttccataactttattataaattaaaacattaaaaatttattccttaatctataaatttttcattcatCTGTCAAGcggttatttttttaattaaaaagatgtttgaataatatacataattaacaaatacttattaattatcttaaaggtataactttaattttagGTACTTCTAAATGTcagaaaatgttttttttatctcacttcgttaataatataaaatattataacatgattaatcattaaaaagttaaaagattaattattaatgttggtatttttaatgaaattgcaataattacataattaaaattaattatttatatatttaattcatttaatttacaataaaaaaaataacaatttttataaatttattaagctcatttaacaacaaaatatgttataatatatataggctagtgataaactttttctgataaaaaatatgctGAAAATGAAaaccaaaattatttttttaaaaaacatatatttttaaagttgaTATGAAGTTtgaaaatttcaaaaatttttcagGAACAGACTTAGCAAtgcaataaaaaaagtactatattgtttttatatatttatttatttttatgatacctttcaatatgtaaaatttttacaaaaaatatttgattcatttttttaatttcacatatcattactttttgaaaagttgttttttcaATATGATAATGTGAAGATGAATTATGTAAATTTTGAACCTCTTTCGAATGAAGtacattttattacaaacaaactttttattcttaaaatataaaataaaagctaaaaatttttaagaaaataaatttcaagtttgaaaaaatatatttttaaatcaactTTTTGAAGAAAACAAAAATACGCTTGAGGCTTATTTTGTTGactacatttttaaaaaatgcaCTTATATTTGAaccaattttttaaaactttttaataaaaaacatgaatcctaaaataattataaaaatgtgtATTATGCACTTTTTGATATTCCTTCGaataagataatttttattattaacggatattttaattttgagataatctaaaaaaatttattttataatactcATATTTTTGAACATTATAACTATCTcagttaataatttaactagtctttaatgaaattaattaatgaaaacagcaatagtttttataattatttatataagtaaactaattttaatttcttatattaatttatattgcaaaaattaaaaaaaatatttttgttttgttttttcatcattaatATCTCTATAAATAAGTCTATATATAAAAcgtatttattttatgtatatatatttaatatataaacaaaaacgttttgaaaaataaaccataaggataatttaattagttacatcttaaaaaattgcaacatataattttaatttttataaaaattattattttattatttttccttttataaataatttaaacaaaagtacataaaaaaatataatgaaaagtctattaatattttttctattaatttaagttttaaatagatataataataataatcttttcatctatttttataattaaattattactcAATAtgcattttaaataaaaaaaacgtaaagaaaattttaaagctTTAATTTAAggtgtttttattttagacaacaaaaagaaacaatttttatatataaactttatttttctattccCATATTGAAAGACAACTTGTTTAAAATCACTattgaaatttaaaagaaatatttctatattattaacatttattttatatatataacaaaaattaactatcaattttttttcaattccAAAAATTTCTCTTTAATCCTCAGAtttatatgaatattattattaaaaaaaattttcttacttttaaagtttttatatgtatttaaaaaaaattgtaaaaaaggTTCCTACCAAGATGTGaaaataccaaaaaaaattacacaAAAACGATtactaatataataatttttgtacttttcttattaaaaataaaacaaaaaaaattatttacattcTAAATCCATTGAAATTTGGTTGCATTCCTCCCATTTGTCCCATCTGCCCCATTGGTATTGAATGCGTAAATTGTTGTTGCTGCTGTTGTGATTGTTGATTGTGAATTGGTAGACCAAAAGTTTGCTGTAAGTTTAAATGCGATTGTTGAAGACATGTATCCATGTGTTTTGAACCTTCATcgatgatattttttaaaacaccAAAAGCACCTAGAAGAGATAGTGAACCAAATCCATGAGTGAGTAGTGAGAAACGTGTTAATGGATTTTGTACACAATCAGCTAATAATTGATCTTTTTTGATTCCTTCAATAGGACTGTTATCCTTGTTAAGTAGATCACAAACCAGATTTATAACTATTCTTGTGTGTTCAAATATTTGCTTCAATTTATCAACACCAGTATTTGTTTGAAGTtcattattaacaataaattggCCAACTTCTTTTGATGGGAACTCTTTATCACACATATAATGATAATCCTTTGCTAAATGTACTGCTTCAGCTTCCACGAGTGACGTAAATGCTGTGATCTTTGCTGCCTTTCTTCTACCAGCTGGAAGCGCAAGATTAACTTGACTCAATGACTGACGAAGCATCTTTCCACCATCTTTACTTTTTGCTTTCCTTAAAATTCCACCAAGTATTGATGCATTAAGACACTCTGGTGCTAGTATTCTCCTCTGAAGTTCCGCAATTGTGACATGATATTTTGTCGTTGCTGAAAGTAAAGACAATCTTCCTGGTACTGTACAAAATATCGTTTGAGGAGTTATATTTAATGGATTTGACGTGACTATTTCTGTTGGATTAAATGGATTGTATGTTGCAATTAAACTATTTCCAATCTTTATACCATCAATGTCAGGTTTGGAGGACGAGGCTTCAAATGTTCCTTGACCATCACATACAACACCAGAATCATCTATTTTATCACTACTACTTTCATCAGATGTATTTGTGTTGTTAGAATCATTGCTTACATCTTCTTTCTTAAATGATTGTTGTGAAAGACCAAATAAGTTTTGATTGTATCCACCATAAGTATATCCTCCATTAAAATTACTTGGATTGTTATAtccattaatattttgtaataaattatttacttgAGGATAGTATGGACCACCCAACATGTAATTTGATATATCATGTCCTGGTTTACCATTAACGTATGGTGTTGAGGAAGCTTGTGGTTGTGTATACCAATTTCCTAGATATTCTGGTGTCAACCTTCCATTATTGTCATTGTTCTCACTACTATCATCACTTTCATTGGtatttgaaacttttttagAGGGTGATCCTTGTTGATTGTCATCTTCATCACTATGTCTTCTTTTcctattactattattattactactTTTATTcgaatcattatttttttgattattttgtGAAGGTACTTGTGATGATGTACTATTAGATATCATCGAAATATTATAaccatttaaattatcatttctACTACTACCCATAAGAATTGGTTGACCATTATTAAACATTGAATTTTGTATTTGTAAAAATCcctatatatatacaaataataatattatcactTTAATATAAACTTACAGATAGATCAAAATTAGTTAAACCATTTTGATAATTGTTTTCTTCCCTATAACCTTCTTTTTGTTCCATAATATTTAactgtttatatatataattgtgtaataattttttttataggatATACTACACTTTATAACAATAGATGAGAGAAGAATGAGAATTTcatgaaatattataaaagtatcttctttatatatactttatatttttatgttaatgcctaaaaatagatattgtGACAGGTAATTGGAAAGCTTGTAACGCAGCTATATGTTAGCGTTATCTTCTAATCATAACATGGCATGAGAAAACTTCTGTATTACATATGTAATTTAATAGgaaaacaatataataaactttGTGTTAGCCGTCGTTGGGATCAGCTGCTGTTTTTTTATCTCCAggaaacatttattattgatGAATATAATTCATAACTCAAAGGattgttttaattatttctagATATAAacataatcattttatttttgtaaaaaaattttaaacagaATCTTATGgcattttatcaatatttagaatgtttcttttttaatatgttacTTTTTCTTAACATAGTAGTGCATGTTTCTTGAagacaattaaaaaatccaataattaatcttttgtttgtaataagaaatttaatttaaagaaaattataagaGCAAAAAAGATGATTTGTGTGGGaatattttaagttttatttattatatcaattaaaaaaaaaatttgcacttttatttctttattttatatttattttgtagtttattaaaaaataatttttgaaaatggcaaaatatttaatcaattttctataaacaaaataattaatctTTTGTGTGCTCttttatgttaataaataagcaaatttatagaaaacattttcaaaatatgtttttattaaaatatttaaatattaaattttttgttagtaatttttcttatcactttttctaatacattattttaaataaaaaaaataggaaATAAGTCTGGGATAGAAGTTTTgtaatctttttttctttatgattttgtattattactTAACAAAcccaaaataaaaatttttaaagtgaTTTATTTGGtgacaaaaattaaattgatgtcatctttttttttattcaacaAGTTAACTTcctatagaaaaaaattgtaaaaatgatatttattaaagttataagtaatatttaaaaatttttcgttagtcaaaaatttaaagtaatttatatttcttttttattatgacattagaaaaaaaagacaacaagtataatttcatttttacatCCTAGTTTTCTTAGAAAGTTTATAAATAGTATTAAAGTagtgaatatttttttaattctataaataatttgtcatattatttatttggcTCATCATTTCTATATATTACTGTTTGAATTGAATCATCGGAATCATACCCGGATTGTGAACTCAAATTTAATGCTTCATCTTCACAGAAATCATCGTTGTTTTCCAAAAAAGTTTCATCTAAAACTAATTTAGATGAGTTATCCTCGTCAACAATGGTATCATTACTATCAGAATTAccatttaatgttttttttaaactttttttaaataatttttttcttttaaatgtaCTAAATAACAATCCATAAAGAATTTCATTTTCATATTCAAGTCTAGCCATTTTTGCATCTTTATCTCTATTGGCATTCTCATAAATATCAAGATCATGAAGAACCTCATTAGCTACAGCACTAAAAATCATATCACCATGAACTTTGTAGCAGGCATCATTTAATTTACACTCCATCTTTCTTATAACTTCCTCCATATTTGGCATTGCTGACATTTGACTCACAATTTGTCGATGTTTTTTCATAACAACTTCCAAGGTATTATGATAATCTTGCAACAAAACCCTTAAATCTCCCCTTTCTTCTTTCAATTCTCTAATTGTAGCATTTTCAAGTCGTAGGCGatctataattttattgtattcaCTATTTCCATAATACCCTTTCAACGATTCTCCCTCCTCTGTGTTATCGTtaaactataataaaaaaataatacacgcatatttatttaatatttttaataaaaaaaatttttttttatctataaatttttttatttttcttatttattttattttttattaaatttcttattattttataaagttacTTACCTGACTTAAAtcatgtaattttttttcaattgcCTTGGTTGTTTTTAATGTATCAtcaatctttttatttttttcatttaaattagtGATAAAATCTTTCAATGAAGATAACATATCTTGAACTGAAGTAGATGTATCATTATGTGCACGCATGCTTTTTGACATGATACAAAAAACAAGAATAAGTTTTAagagtataaataaaatataaattgttaaagttatgttaaaaaaataataccaATATTGAGagtagaaataaaaaatttatttgattagtattatttttaatattatatgaaaTGCCACaaatatggaaaaaaaaaaatataaggtTAGATCATTACTCCAATGTCTACATTATGTTCCGTTCTAGATTATTCTTTTAGTATAcattttgtataataaaaattttaatgtttaaaaaaaaatatcctACATTACGggttttctttttatatatactttaaaatatatatatagtaaaatattattattgagAATTGAAAAATATGGACTTTAATTAGTGTTAAAAGCATTTGACtaggaaaaaaattttggtaTCATAATGTAATGATTTATGTGCTAAGATGCTATgctattatataaaatgtataaagataatatatttttaataaataatgcaatattaaaaaaaaaaacttttaataacaaCCTTATGTCACGTATATGATGGAgaaataaattgtatataGTCATAACAAATTTTAGGTGAATGgccattttaaatatatgtttgGTGCTCTATTAGCTGATGTTGAATTTTCCTATTCAAAATGGTTACTGCCTCTGACGATTTGGagtcaaataataaaagatataaaaaagatatacatGGAAAAGAAGAAGAATCTAAAAATGGATTTCATAAAACGGTAATAGCTATAATTATTATACGTAAATGGATTTCAagaactattaaaaaaaaaaaaagtaaaactaTTAATGGTAAAGTATTTGAAAAAGAAGAGGCTATTCTTATTggcaatatttttaagaatgaTGTTATAAAGAATGAATCATTATTATCACAATTGTATGGAACATTAATtagtagtaaaaaaaattttccacAAAGATTAGTTGatactttttctttattaacaatatcaACAACAagtactttttattattattggaCATTTATAGTTACATTAGCAATAGGttacaatttaatttttatatgtgtACTTATTTTTCGTGAAGcttatgaaaattattttaacgaatggttattaattaataatataactgatgtcatttatattattgatatattttttcattgtaGAAAAGGTTAgaaatacataaatatataaattataatatttaaaaattaaatatgataaatatggaaaaaaattacttattaaatatatatatataaatatatctatatctATAACTTTgttttattctatttttttttttttagaatttttaaaagatggAATATTGACAAAGGATGGATATGAAATGTTAACAAGGTacttaaaaagtaaaatatttatacttgATGTTATTTCCGTCCTTCCAACTGATTTTATTGTCAAGTACCATTATTTGTTTGCTTTTGCCAGAATTAACACACTTACAAGGGTATATAGAATAAGTGACTTCATCAATATGACAGACACAAGAACTAACTGGCCACATCTTTTTAGAGTAGTAAAACTTATGAGcatatgttttattattttccaTTGGAATGGATGTTTTTATTTCCTTATATCAATTGcctataattataataatgcaACCATTGATGATTGGGTATATTCATTTGATAAGATTGCTGATCCAATTATCCCAACTTGTGATGCACGATTTCCTGAAATAGATAATTGTTTCATGAATGAAAGTAATTTAATGGCATATAATAGAAAAGATCATATAGATAAATTAGAAGTATTTTGgcaaaataaaacaaaaattatacattttggtaatttaacaaaaaaatatcaattaagTTTTTATTGGTCTGCTTTAACATTAGTTACATTAGGTGAACAGGCTTGGCCTAATAATACTTTTCAAATGTGTTTTGAGATACTTGATACATTAGTAGGACTTTGTGTTTTTGCTGCAATTGTTGGTGATGTTGGTAATATGATTTCATCAATGAATGAACAAAAATCAAGATTTGAGGAAAAATTAGATGGTTGTAAACAATATATGAGATATAGAAATGttgaaaaacatttaattaaaaaaattactgaATGGTTTCATTTTACATGGAGATCAAACATCGCTAAAGTTGATGAAGAATCGATTATGGAATTTTTACCAAGTCGTTTATATGGACAATTAGCTATTCATAATcatatgaaaattatatcacaagttaaattatttcaagATTGTGAAAGTGgtattttatatgaaattattttacgTCTTAAACCAAGAACATTTTCACCACAAGATTATGTTTGTAAAAAAGGTGATGTTGGAAATGAAATgtatataatagaaaatgGAAGTCTTGAAGTTGTTTCAGAAGATGGAAATACAGTATATGTAACATTACAAAAAGGAGCTGTATTTGGAGAATTggcattattaaatattcctGGAAGTAAAAATGGAAATAAAAGAACAGCATCTATTCGAAGTAAAGGATATAGTCAATTGTATGGCTTATCAAAAGATGATTTATGGGAATGTATAAATGAATTTCCAcatgcaaaaaaaattttaatagaaaaaggttagtttttttttttttttttttaactatattaaaaataaaataaaatttaataatgataatattattttttctaattaaatataatttttaaggaaaagaaatattaagaaaGGACAATTTATTAGATGAGAGTGTAGAAGcaaatttatttgatgaaTGTAGAAATGTTGAAGATATTTACCATGCTGTTGActattatgttaaaaatttagaagaaaaattaGATAACATTATTAGTGTATATAaggtattattatttatttaaaattatttttaatctaattatttattttctataataatttttagaatgGAACTAGAGacttaaaacaaaaattaacaatgttagaaagaaattttaaaaataataaaagaaaaattaaattggaTTATGAAAGGAGGAAGAATcaaatttaaagtatatgATCAATATtggtaaagaaaaaaagttttttttttttattatataaaatttaaaaaaaatatatgttaaaattatatattattgttctaaatattttttataatcttaattattaatattcttactaaggaattaataaatatcataCCTAAAACTCATCGCAATTATTACTGCTTATTGCaggtagttttttttattaaataacttaTTATGTTTGtgtatatacatatttatattaacatcctgaaaaattattaacataaattatttatcatttattcttttaccagttaactttatataaaagatatataatattaaattttaaatgctTTTTCTATATTAACATCTTTTTATTGCCacattttttacaaaaaaaaaaaaaatatttatattattgatTAAATGAGAAAATTGCCTTAATTATAGTTAAGGGTTAATCCAatggtaattttaaaatatttatttaatgaataacatttattatttaaaatttatattttacttcttataatattactaaaaaaaattttgtttataaaaaatattttgacttttaaaatttttcttttgaaaaaaaaaaaattcttttagtATTACAAATTGTTATTCGTAACTTCAGgaaaattatatgtatatttaacaGTTGTTGAGATACTTTTTACCGTTTTagaaaaacaatataatacgatacattattattataatatttttaagtagaataaattattaatctttttttattgtaaatagtaaaaaatatatatcatacaatacataaaaaataaaattgtttaatattattttttttgtttattaagaataactatataatttgtatttttttttcttatataatactattactctataaaaaaaaaagctacctaatttaaattatatcaacgtgatatatttttattgttttgtTATGGCAAAGATGTTGAccaatttatttcaatatgttagttatgaaaaaaagaatatatatatgtaaatatatattatcaccAACATtgatattttgtttattgttttagtttttaaatttcttactataaaagtataaataatttcaaacaaccttaaattacaataacaataaaaatttttttttaatatattataaaattaatctaaaaaaaaataataatttttataataaaattatcgcCTACTAATTAAAGTTATTATGacaaaaaagtataattaagaattgattttttttcaaatcacacaatgtaatatatatttttattataaaagtatttttttttttaaaaaaaaaatccacCTATgtgatattataattattattatttttatctcttacattatttaaaataattacatttgactttattaattataagaaaaattacatagaatatatatattta
This Strongyloides ratti genome assembly S_ratti_ED321, chromosome : 2 DNA region includes the following protein-coding sequences:
- a CDS encoding Suppressor of IKBKE 1 family-containing protein, translated to MRAHNDTSTSVQDMLSSLKDFITNLNEKNKKIDDTLKTTKAIEKKLHDLSQFNDNTEEGESLKGYYGNSEYNKIIDRLRLENATIRELKEERGDLRVLLQDYHNTLEVVMKKHRQIVSQMSAMPNMEEVIRKMECKLNDACYKVHGDMIFSAVANEVLHDLDIYENANRDKDAKMARLEYENEILYGLLFSTFKRKKLFKKSLKKTLNGNSDSNDTIVDEDNSSKLVLDETFLENNDDFCEDEALNLSSQSGYDSDDSIQTVIYRNDEPNK
- a CDS encoding Transcription factor AP-2 → MEQKEGYREENNYQNGLTNFDLSGFLQIQNSMFNNGQPILMGSSRNDNLNGYNISMISNSTSSQVPSQNNQKNNDSNKSSNNNSNRKRRHSDEDDNQQGSPSKKVSNTNESDDSSENNDNNGRLTPEYLGNWYTQPQASSTPYVNGKPGHDISNYMLGGPYYPQVNNLLQNINGYNNPSNFNGGYTYGGYNQNLFGLSQQSFKKEDVSNDSNNTNTSDESSSDKIDDSGVVCDGQGTFEASSSKPDIDGIKIGNSLIATYNPFNPTEIVTSNPLNITPQTIFCTVPGRLSLLSATTKYHVTIAELQRRILAPECLNASILGGILRKAKSKDGGKMLRQSLSQVNLALPAGRRKAAKITAFTSLVEAEAVHLAKDYHYMCDKEFPSKEVGQFIVNNELQTNTGVDKLKQIFEHTRIVINLVCDLLNKDNSPIEGIKKDQLLADCVQNPLTRFSLLTHGFGSLSLLGAFGVLKNIIDEGSKHMDTCLQQSHLNLQQTFGLPIHNQQSQQQQQQFTHSIPMGQMGQMGGMQPNFNGFRM
- a CDS encoding Cyclic nucleotide-gated olfactory channel is translated as MVTASDDLESNNKRYKKDIHGKEEESKNGFHKTVIAIIIIRKWISRTIKKKKSKTINGKVFEKEEAILIGNIFKNDVIKNESLLSQLYGTLISSKKNFPQRLVDTFSLLTISTTSTFYYYWTFIVTLAIGYNLIFICVLIFREAYENYFNEWLLINNITDVIYIIDIFFHCRKEFLKDGILTKDGYEMLTRYLKSKIFILDVISVLPTDFIVKYHYLFAFARINTLTRVYRISDFINMTDTRTNWPHLFRVVKLMSICFIIFHWNGCFYFLISIAYNYNNATIDDWVYSFDKIADPIIPTCDARFPEIDNCFMNESNLMAYNRKDHIDKLEVFWQNKTKIIHFVTLGEQAWPNNTFQMCFEILDTLVGLCVFAAIVGDVGNMISSMNEQKSRFEEKLDGCKQYMRYRNVEKHLIKKITEWFHFTWRSNIAKVDEESIMEFLPSRLYGQLAIHNHMKIISQVKLFQDCESGILYEIILRLKPRTFSPQDYVCKKGDVGNEMYIIENGSLEVVSEDGNTVYVTLQKGAVFGELALLNIPGSKNGNKRTASIRSKGYSQLYGLSKDDLWECINEFPHAKKILIEKGKEILRKDNLLDESVEANLFDECRNVEDIYHAVDYYVKNLEEKLDNIISVYKNGTRDLKQKLTMLERNFKNNKRKIKLDYERRKNQI
- a CDS encoding 7TM GPCR, serpentine receptor class v (Srv) family-containing protein, encoding MSETTQIITSSNSPLLIFKIGKYLPFIFLNITYVELGIHIVISFISYFVYILIIYTIFKLQKFDSLYKSIFYNVTIILGIVEILGHFFQFLLFYEVRISPLVDYFVIHSPPAWQFTVIINGVGFGLISQASYSFYLSLIRFVAVFFPLSAKMVNFYLSH